The following proteins come from a genomic window of Streptomyces liliiviolaceus:
- a CDS encoding transporter substrate-binding domain-containing protein encodes MKMVPGRRTRILAATTATAGLLLVSGCSSDDDGGKKTTAGGVELVKGGQLTTCTHLPYPPFQSEIDGKVQGFDVSLVDLVAKDLGVKQEILDQPFENFKTGGSLNSGQCDLAAAGMTITDERKKNVDFSDPYFEATQGILADKKSGISSLADLKGKKVGAQAQTTGEEFAKSKGLNPVSFESSDALLNGLRTGQVKAVVIDYPVVQGWLKDKANAAAFEVADNINTGEEYGFTMKKGNTKLLEAVNKALADAKSDGTYKKLYEKWIGPYDENAASASPSASS; translated from the coding sequence GTGAAGATGGTCCCCGGGCGCCGAACCCGCATTCTGGCCGCCACCACCGCGACGGCCGGGCTGCTGCTCGTGTCCGGCTGCTCCTCGGACGACGACGGGGGCAAGAAGACCACCGCGGGCGGGGTCGAGCTCGTCAAGGGCGGACAGCTCACCACCTGCACCCACCTGCCGTACCCGCCGTTCCAGTCGGAGATCGACGGCAAGGTCCAGGGCTTCGACGTGTCGCTGGTCGACCTGGTCGCCAAGGACCTGGGCGTGAAGCAGGAGATCCTCGACCAGCCCTTCGAGAACTTCAAGACCGGCGGATCCCTCAACTCCGGCCAGTGCGACCTCGCCGCGGCCGGTATGACGATCACCGACGAGCGCAAGAAGAACGTCGACTTCTCCGACCCGTACTTCGAGGCCACCCAGGGCATCCTGGCCGACAAGAAGAGCGGCATCTCCTCCCTCGCGGACCTCAAGGGCAAGAAGGTCGGCGCGCAGGCGCAGACCACCGGCGAGGAGTTCGCGAAGAGCAAGGGCCTCAACCCGGTCTCCTTCGAGTCCTCGGACGCCCTCCTCAACGGTCTGCGCACCGGCCAGGTCAAGGCCGTCGTCATCGACTACCCGGTCGTCCAGGGCTGGCTCAAGGACAAGGCCAACGCCGCCGCCTTCGAGGTCGCCGACAACATCAACACCGGTGAGGAGTACGGCTTCACCATGAAGAAGGGCAACACCAAGCTCCTCGAAGCCGTCAACAAGGCGCTGGCGGACGCGAAGTCCGACGGCACGTACAAGAAGCTGTACGAGAAGTGGATCGGCCCGTACGACGAGAACGCCGCCTCCGCTTCGCCCTCCGCCTCCTCATGA
- a CDS encoding amino acid ABC transporter permease, with protein sequence MTDTDTDARIQPRRRGLTRSQKRTVSRGVQYAVFVAALVALGFTADWGQLRNQFAQVDLAERMFPDIITLALKNTVLYTVSGFVFGLALGVVVALMRLSSVGPYRWLAGIYIEIFRGLPALLIFIFVGVAVPLAFPGTEIPGGTYGKVALALGLVAAAYMAETIRAGIQAVPKGQMEAARSLGFSHARAMVSIIIPQAFRIVIPPLTNELVLLFKDSSLVLFLGVTLEERELSKFGRDLASETANSTPILVAGLCYLLVTIPLGFVVRRLEAKAGEATK encoded by the coding sequence ATGACCGATACCGACACCGACGCCAGGATCCAGCCCCGCAGGCGGGGGCTGACCAGGAGCCAGAAGCGGACCGTGTCCCGGGGCGTCCAGTACGCGGTGTTCGTCGCCGCGCTGGTCGCCCTCGGGTTCACGGCCGACTGGGGACAGCTGCGGAACCAGTTCGCGCAGGTCGACCTGGCCGAGCGGATGTTCCCGGACATCATCACGCTGGCGCTGAAGAACACCGTCCTCTACACCGTGTCCGGCTTCGTCTTCGGCCTCGCCCTCGGCGTGGTCGTCGCCCTGATGCGGCTCTCCTCGGTCGGCCCGTACCGCTGGCTGGCCGGCATCTACATCGAGATCTTCCGCGGGCTGCCCGCCCTGCTGATCTTCATCTTCGTGGGCGTCGCCGTGCCGCTCGCGTTCCCCGGCACGGAGATCCCCGGCGGCACGTACGGGAAGGTCGCGCTCGCGCTCGGCCTGGTGGCCGCCGCGTACATGGCGGAGACGATCCGCGCGGGCATCCAGGCCGTCCCCAAGGGGCAGATGGAGGCGGCCCGTTCGCTGGGCTTCTCGCATGCGCGGGCCATGGTCTCCATCATCATTCCGCAGGCGTTCCGGATCGTGATCCCGCCGCTCACCAACGAGTTGGTGCTCCTCTTCAAGGACTCCTCGCTGGTGCTGTTCCTCGGGGTCACGCTGGAGGAGCGCGAACTGTCCAAGTTCGGCCGCGACCTGGCCAGCGAGACCGCCAACTCGACACCGATCCTGGTGGCGGGCCTGTGCTACCTGCTGGTCACGATCCCGCTCGGGTTCGTCGTACGCCGCCTTGAGGCGAAGGCCGGGGAGGCCACCAAGTGA